GTTGAGGGAGGGGCTTGGCAAGGGCCTCTTACATAACCGAGCAGCATTTACAACGCTGTTTCTTGGCGTCAAGATCCTGGTCCGCATCTTTGGGGTCCGTGTCATTGGCCGATGCTCCCACTTGGTTTTCCTCCTTCTGAGACAAGGGTTCCACCGCGCTGCCATTAGGCGGGGCGTGGTCTGCTGTGTGGTCTCCTGCGGCCTTGTTCTCAGCGTCTTCGATCACCACCAGTTCGGCCTTGATTTGCTCCCCTTCGAGGCCCAGCACTTTTTTGGTCTCGTTCTCGTCTTCCACGTTCTGGTAGCCCATGAAAATCATGGTGACGGGTTGTTCTTTGCTAGGCTCTGGGCCGTCACCCGCGAGCTTTGGGCTCTCCATTGGCTTAGCCTCCACGCCTGTGATTTCCTTCCTGGGCGTGCCCTTCTGGCTGGGGAGGTTGCTTTGGGCCTCTTTGGCGGCCATCTCAGAGACTTCACTCAGGGTCACTTCGTCGGCCTTATGGATGAGCTCGTCCACTTCGGAGGAGCTGAGCTGGTGGACACCGTTCTCAATAGCCCCATCTTTGGTACGGACTGCATGAACCACTGCAAGAGAAGACAGAGAAGACGCACAATGAGGACAATGAGGAAGTGTGGCCCGATCATCCCTGTTGCTTTCAAAACCGGCTCACGGGCAGATATCATAGTTTCTTGGGGTGGAATGAAGACTACTGTcacaggaatggagggagggactCTTCGCCAGAGAGCAGAGACAACAAAGCTTG
This genomic window from Erythrolamprus reginae isolate rEryReg1 chromosome 1, rEryReg1.hap1, whole genome shotgun sequence contains:
- the PALM gene encoding paralemmin-1 isoform X4, which encodes MEIIETSTIQQERLQVIAEKRKRQTEIENKRRQLEDDRRQLQHLKSKTLRERWLLEGAPSSTGEEGEATKKLLEEDNSKAKELEENIQRLEKELEQLENGISASSTKENIAEETTRVVVKEEKLPHTPKTPLGSAKVVHAVRTKDGAIENGVHQLSSSEVDELIHKADEVTLSEVSEMAAKEAQSNLPSQKGTPRKEITGVEAKPMESPKLAGDGPEPSKEQPVTMIFMGYQNVEDENETKKVLGLEGEQIKAELVVIEDAENKAAGDHTADHAPPNGSAVEPLSQKEENQVGASANDTDPKDADQDLDAKKQRCKCCSVM
- the PALM gene encoding paralemmin-1 isoform X3 — protein: MEIIETSTIQQERLQVIAEKRKRQTEIENKRRQLEDDRRQLQHLKSKTLRERWLLEGAPSSTGEEGEATKKLLEEDNSKAKELEENIQRLEKELEQLENGISASSTKENIAEETTRVVVKEEKLPHTPKTPLGSAKADNKISNSPIKMVEGQGSSMMKAVVHAVRTKDGAIENGVHQLSSSEVDELIHKADEVTLSEVSEMAAKEAQSNLPSQKGTPRKEITGVEAKPMESPKLAGDGPEPSKEQPVTMIFMGYQNVEDENETKKVLGLEGEQIKAELVVIEDAENKAAGDHTADHAPPNGSAVEPLSQKEENQVGASANDTDPKDADQDLDAKKQRCKCCSVM